A genomic stretch from Patescibacteria group bacterium includes:
- a CDS encoding DUF4012 domain-containing protein — protein MKSKKIFIINLVVISAIIIIAFVGVVYKVYQPIESINDQLPSLESDLLKLQNDIISEDFSTAEKSINNISQDLKIIHSSLDKTAWMEGIPVLRDNYVFASQIVVAGEYLIDSGKNLLPIVQELRRIVPKGNTYQQLNGRQKEAILQNLSLALPMIKDLDPKIKSSVAALQSVKQSNLVLPLEKLSKKINNFLPLINPSLQITDSLIKALPLMSGYDAPKTYLLIMQNNDELRPTGGFIGVYGIAKVRDGLLTSLSTSDSYALDKEAADYLNIEPPKPIKDFMAKKWFFRDANWYPDFPAAAEKLLWFYKQERGKENPSGVIAFDQDFVAGLLDITGPIKTKDLVFNSANFGDLLQYEVEQNYIERGLKKENRKDIVEELSTELIAKLAGLPIDKWLEILSYAQNNLIQKHVLLFDQNKNLQSIYNSNGWTGEIKQTDGDYLMFIDANMVALKTDRIVDKKINYTLREDQSGNLISIATISYTNNGKVDYRTTALRTYTRLYVPAGSELISSSGALTNDRGDDPGKTGVVDVTNEFNKTSFGAFIYIKPGETKSLIFEYKLPPRIKDQLTAGSYTLFVQKQPGTTGHKLSIRVKLGNLEKVAETDLIVDRSVKINNLSLQK, from the coding sequence ATGAAAAGTAAAAAAATATTTATTATTAACCTGGTTGTTATTTCGGCAATTATCATAATCGCCTTTGTTGGCGTTGTTTATAAAGTTTATCAACCGATAGAAAGTATCAACGACCAGCTGCCAAGTCTGGAAAGTGATCTGTTAAAATTACAAAATGATATTATTAGTGAAGATTTTTCCACCGCGGAAAAATCTATAAATAATATTTCTCAAGATCTGAAAATTATCCATTCTTCTCTGGATAAAACCGCTTGGATGGAAGGAATTCCTGTTTTGCGCGACAATTATGTTTTTGCCTCTCAAATAGTCGTTGCCGGTGAATACTTGATTGATTCAGGCAAAAATCTTTTACCTATTGTTCAAGAGTTGAGACGGATCGTACCGAAAGGAAACACCTACCAACAATTAAACGGCAGACAAAAAGAAGCAATTTTGCAAAACCTATCTTTGGCACTGCCGATGATTAAAGATTTGGATCCCAAAATAAAATCTTCAGTCGCTGCGCTGCAAAGCGTCAAACAAAGCAATTTGGTCTTACCATTAGAAAAATTATCAAAAAAAATAAATAATTTTTTACCCCTGATCAATCCGTCGCTGCAAATTACCGATTCTTTAATCAAAGCCTTACCTCTAATGTCCGGATATGATGCGCCAAAAACTTATTTGCTAATCATGCAAAATAACGACGAGCTAAGACCAACAGGGGGATTTATCGGCGTTTACGGTATTGCCAAAGTCAGAGACGGATTATTGACAAGTCTCAGCACTTCCGACTCTTATGCTTTAGACAAAGAAGCCGCTGATTATCTTAATATTGAACCGCCAAAACCAATTAAGGATTTTATGGCTAAAAAATGGTTTTTTCGCGATGCCAACTGGTATCCGGATTTCCCTGCGGCAGCGGAAAAATTGCTTTGGTTTTATAAACAAGAAAGAGGTAAAGAAAACCCTAGTGGCGTGATTGCTTTTGATCAAGATTTTGTCGCTGGGCTACTTGATATTACCGGACCGATAAAAACCAAAGATTTGGTTTTTAATTCCGCTAATTTTGGAGATTTGTTGCAATATGAGGTCGAACAAAATTATATTGAAAGGGGATTAAAAAAGGAAAACCGAAAAGATATTGTTGAAGAACTGTCTACAGAACTTATCGCCAAACTTGCCGGCTTGCCGATCGACAAATGGCTTGAAATTTTGAGCTACGCTCAAAATAATTTAATACAAAAACACGTTTTACTTTTTGACCAAAATAAAAATCTACAAAGTATTTATAATAGCAACGGTTGGACGGGGGAAATTAAACAAACCGATGGCGACTATCTGATGTTTATTGATGCTAATATGGTGGCTCTAAAAACCGACCGTATTGTTGATAAAAAAATAAATTATACTTTAAGAGAGGATCAGTCTGGTAATTTAATATCTATTGCCACGATCAGTTATACAAACAATGGAAAAGTTGACTATCGCACTACTGCCTTACGTACCTATACCAGGCTCTACGTTCCCGCCGGTAGTGAGTTAATCAGCTCCAGCGGCGCGTTAACCAATGACCGTGGAGATGATCCGGGAAAAACCGGAGTAGTGGATGTTACCAATGAATTTAATAAAACCTCTTTTGGCGCTTTTATTTATATTAAACCAGGCGAGACCAAATCTTTAATTTTTGAATATAAACTACCGCCACGAATCAAAGACCAGCTGACAGCCGGGTCGTACACATTATTTGTTCAAAAACAACCTGGCACAACTGGACACAAACTGAGTATTAGAGTAAAATTGGGTAACTTAGAAAAGGTAGCAGAAACCGATTTGATAGTCGACAGAAGTGTGAAAATAAATAATTTATCACTGCAAAAATAA